The Microbacterium luteum genome includes a region encoding these proteins:
- a CDS encoding glycosyltransferase translates to MIEAVMLVAGIAWMLFAVARLLLAPFAIAEEIRDRVRRSTTPPPTLSVSVVVPAYNEGVVLDGCVRSIIAHAPAGLEVVLVDDGSTDGTFSRMRALAGEYAGVIAMTQENAGKAAALNAGIARTSGSIVLLVDADGVFTAQTFTELLRPFADPTVAAVCGDDRPVNLDRVQTRFLAVIGHVGTGLMRRAQSFFGVLPVVSGNAGAFRRAILDAVGPLRAGCIGEDPELTWRIHRAHGRVVFAPRAVVYAESPSTLRGLWRQRVRWGRGLLQTVRVHADLIGRPRYGLFGLSLAPLLVASVVLPVVQVAALPLLAITLMTGAVGVDADIWGALLWLGLPVSAALVLLAVCLNDAWADLRHAYALPLWPAYSMMMSAVMVAAIAGEARGRPAAWNKLVRTGVRSPRPVGAEP, encoded by the coding sequence ATGATCGAGGCGGTGATGCTCGTCGCGGGGATCGCGTGGATGCTGTTCGCAGTCGCGCGACTCCTCCTCGCCCCGTTCGCGATCGCCGAGGAGATCCGTGACCGTGTCCGCCGGTCCACGACGCCGCCGCCGACGCTGTCGGTGAGCGTGGTGGTGCCGGCCTACAACGAGGGCGTCGTGCTCGACGGCTGCGTGCGCTCGATCATCGCCCATGCCCCGGCCGGCCTGGAGGTCGTGCTGGTCGACGACGGTTCGACCGACGGCACGTTCTCGCGGATGCGCGCGCTCGCGGGCGAGTACGCGGGGGTCATCGCGATGACGCAGGAGAACGCGGGAAAGGCCGCGGCCCTGAACGCCGGCATCGCACGCACCAGCGGCAGCATCGTGCTCCTCGTCGACGCCGACGGCGTGTTCACGGCGCAGACCTTCACCGAGCTCCTCCGGCCCTTCGCCGATCCGACGGTCGCGGCGGTGTGCGGCGACGATCGCCCCGTCAACCTCGACCGCGTGCAGACGCGATTCCTCGCGGTGATCGGGCACGTCGGAACGGGACTCATGCGTCGAGCCCAGTCCTTCTTCGGCGTGCTGCCGGTCGTCTCCGGGAACGCCGGCGCCTTCCGCCGCGCGATCCTCGACGCGGTGGGTCCACTGCGCGCCGGATGCATCGGGGAGGATCCCGAACTCACCTGGCGCATCCACCGCGCGCACGGACGTGTCGTGTTCGCCCCCCGCGCGGTGGTCTACGCCGAGTCCCCGTCCACCCTTCGCGGGCTCTGGCGGCAGCGCGTGCGCTGGGGGCGCGGGCTGCTGCAGACGGTGCGCGTGCACGCGGACCTGATCGGGCGTCCGCGCTACGGACTCTTCGGACTCTCTCTCGCGCCGCTTCTGGTCGCGTCGGTCGTGCTGCCGGTGGTCCAGGTGGCCGCCCTCCCCCTGCTGGCCATCACCCTGATGACGGGGGCGGTGGGGGTGGATGCCGACATCTGGGGGGCGCTGCTGTGGCTGGGCCTTCCGGTCTCGGCAGCGCTGGTCCTCCTCGCGGTCTGTCTCAACGACGCCTGGGCGGATCTGCGCCATGCCTACGCCCTGCCGCTGTGGCCGGCGTACTCGATGATGATGAGCGCCGTCATGGTGGCAGCCATCGCCGGTGAGGCGCGAGGGCGTCCGGCGGCGTGGAACAAACTCGTGCGCACCGGCGTCAGGTCGCCGCGTCCGGTCGGAGCGGAGCCGTGA
- a CDS encoding ATP-grasp domain-containing protein: MKTVLLTGVGGPAGRALAAQLRPFAFADDPVFTIGADMRELASSDARLVLRIPPATSSEYLATLHHLLEYYEVDLLIPTVSEELPIVAVAAPLLAGVRPSIPGHPGAALPPEPPRRSVVIASAAAVALASDKLLTMQTLRRAGVGVPDFADAGEFHTAASALRVLGGPLVLKPRISRGARGVSVVRHASDPWPASGALIQRFAPGTEYCVQIHRPVGADDGAVVVLRKTALSGGTIGNAVSCVVDEGAVDVGDIAWAAVTALGVTGPADVDVRRDDTGLPVVLEVNARFGAQSAAAPAVLSSVLRAHGMP; encoded by the coding sequence GTGAAGACCGTCCTGCTCACGGGCGTCGGTGGACCGGCCGGACGAGCGCTGGCCGCGCAGCTGCGGCCCTTCGCGTTCGCCGACGATCCGGTCTTCACGATCGGTGCGGACATGCGGGAGCTCGCCTCCTCCGATGCCCGGCTCGTGCTGCGCATTCCCCCCGCGACCTCGTCGGAGTATCTCGCCACGCTGCACCACCTGCTGGAGTACTACGAGGTCGACCTGTTGATCCCGACGGTGTCGGAGGAGCTCCCGATCGTCGCGGTCGCGGCACCCCTGCTGGCGGGTGTCCGACCGTCGATACCCGGCCACCCCGGAGCCGCCCTGCCACCGGAGCCGCCACGCCGCTCCGTCGTGATCGCGTCGGCGGCCGCGGTCGCCCTCGCCTCGGACAAGCTCCTGACGATGCAGACCCTGCGACGCGCCGGCGTCGGCGTTCCGGACTTCGCCGACGCGGGCGAATTCCACACCGCGGCATCGGCCCTGCGCGTGCTCGGCGGCCCGCTCGTGCTCAAGCCGCGGATCTCGCGCGGCGCGCGCGGTGTCTCGGTCGTGCGGCACGCGAGCGATCCGTGGCCGGCATCGGGGGCGCTCATCCAGCGCTTCGCTCCCGGCACCGAGTACTGCGTGCAGATCCATCGACCCGTCGGGGCGGATGACGGCGCCGTCGTCGTCCTGCGCAAGACGGCGTTGAGCGGCGGAACGATCGGGAACGCCGTGAGCTGCGTCGTCGATGAGGGCGCGGTCGACGTCGGAGACATCGCGTGGGCGGCGGTCACGGCCCTGGGGGTGACCGGCCCTGCCGATGTCGATGTCCGCCGCGACGACACGGGCCTTCCCGTCGTCCTCGAGGTGAACGCGCGGTTCGGCGCGCAGTCCGCGGCCGCACCGGCTGTACTGTCATCGGTGCTTCGTGCGCACGGGATGCCCTGA
- a CDS encoding PIG-L deacetylase family protein, translated as MHVIDAVVAASCAVIVLGACSLRGSDRNRERARSGCLISAALLVIAVLNLLVELADRAGDPAAVALHSATLVMPLVLVGLGLMGIRGVTAEAGAATPLRVVAIGAHPDDLELAAGGTLARWASEGAHVHGLVMSHGSRGGDAERRIHEAVAGAHAMGLVDIDVLDHPDTCLAEHANEMVLAIEDTLRRIEPDIIITHSHHDAHQDHAAVHDAVMRAARRATSILCFESPSVTSEFSPTAFVDISAHLPAKIAAVHRHRDQSGKPYMGADRLRGMAAFRGSQGRVEFAEGFEQMRMLVGDHRAPSIVRSEHRAETLEIRTASTRLEPVDGRQP; from the coding sequence ATGCACGTCATCGATGCCGTCGTCGCCGCCTCCTGTGCGGTGATCGTTCTCGGAGCATGCTCGCTCCGAGGTTCCGACCGGAACCGGGAGCGAGCGCGAAGCGGTTGTCTCATCTCTGCTGCGCTGCTGGTCATCGCCGTTCTGAACCTGCTCGTCGAACTCGCCGACCGCGCGGGCGACCCTGCCGCGGTCGCACTGCACAGCGCGACGCTCGTGATGCCGCTGGTCCTCGTCGGCCTCGGTCTCATGGGGATTCGCGGCGTGACCGCCGAAGCTGGAGCGGCGACCCCGCTGCGGGTCGTCGCCATCGGCGCGCATCCGGATGACCTCGAGCTGGCCGCCGGCGGGACCCTGGCGAGGTGGGCCTCCGAGGGCGCGCACGTTCACGGCCTGGTGATGAGCCACGGGTCGCGAGGCGGCGATGCCGAGCGACGGATCCATGAGGCGGTCGCCGGGGCTCACGCGATGGGACTCGTCGACATCGACGTCCTCGACCACCCCGACACGTGTCTGGCCGAACACGCGAACGAGATGGTGCTCGCCATCGAAGACACGCTCCGGCGCATCGAGCCCGACATCATCATCACCCACTCGCACCACGATGCGCATCAGGACCACGCCGCTGTGCACGATGCGGTCATGCGCGCCGCGCGCCGTGCGACCTCCATCCTGTGCTTCGAATCCCCCTCGGTGACCAGCGAGTTCTCGCCGACCGCCTTCGTCGACATCAGCGCCCACCTGCCGGCGAAGATCGCCGCCGTGCATCGCCACCGGGACCAGTCCGGCAAGCCCTACATGGGAGCGGATCGGCTGCGCGGCATGGCCGCCTTCCGCGGCAGCCAGGGCCGCGTGGAGTTCGCCGAGGGATTCGAGCAGATGCGGATGCTCGTGGGCGACCACCGCGCACCGAGCATCGTCCGCTCCGAGCACCGCGCGGAGACCCTCGAAATCCGCACCGCATCGACGCGGCTCGAGCCCGTCGACGGCAGGCAGCCGTGA
- a CDS encoding FAD-dependent oxidoreductase gives MIATLTSFSNRVFAVLGRLSMYRVVFLALVGLSAVALVVSVFGLVAPGPLELLATLAVLLLVSAATDAIAHRVLRLPLRLESALITSFILLFVLRPTLDPAALAGIALAGVVASASKYLLAWRGRHIFNPAAVGATVLTLFGAAVPALGASSWWVGTPVLAAPVILFGLAVLWRTEKVRVVALFLVVAVGVGVLRTAVQYQQAGITVAGAEIVGPVIWASPFLFLGAFMLSEPLTLPPRRWQQLSVAALVGVLAGWPIDLGAVSLGQERALLIGNLLAFAFTFRTAVRLTLIGRRHLTPTVQELSFRAKRPLRFDPGQFLELDVPHHRPDARGTRREFSIVSAPADAPEVRVAFRDAVTAGKAQSSYKKALAEVTEGSSLAVTGVWGDFLLPSSTTSPVLMVAAGIGVTPFVSQLRQGRLTDQDRDVVLVYVAAEASELVFRDEIEASGVPVIVFTRDEPDQLPSHWRWARGVRLDADGLLRVVPDIAMRHAYISGPPRLIADLAPALDKARSITTDAFSGY, from the coding sequence GTGATCGCCACGCTGACCTCGTTCTCGAACCGCGTGTTCGCGGTGCTCGGCCGCCTGTCGATGTATCGGGTGGTGTTCCTCGCGCTGGTCGGGCTGAGCGCCGTCGCCCTCGTGGTGTCCGTCTTCGGGCTCGTCGCGCCCGGGCCGCTCGAGCTGCTCGCGACGCTCGCCGTGCTGCTCCTGGTCAGTGCGGCGACGGATGCGATCGCCCACCGGGTGCTGCGGCTCCCGCTGCGGCTCGAGTCCGCGCTCATCACCTCGTTCATCCTGCTGTTCGTGCTGCGACCCACTCTCGATCCCGCGGCGCTCGCCGGCATCGCCCTCGCCGGAGTCGTCGCCTCGGCGTCGAAGTACCTGCTCGCGTGGCGGGGCCGTCACATCTTCAACCCCGCCGCCGTCGGGGCGACCGTCCTCACCCTCTTCGGCGCCGCCGTGCCGGCGCTCGGCGCGTCGTCGTGGTGGGTGGGCACGCCGGTGCTGGCCGCGCCGGTCATCCTCTTCGGATTGGCCGTGCTGTGGCGTACCGAGAAGGTGCGCGTGGTCGCGCTCTTCCTCGTCGTCGCCGTCGGCGTGGGCGTGCTGCGGACGGCGGTGCAGTACCAGCAGGCGGGCATCACCGTGGCAGGAGCGGAGATCGTGGGGCCGGTGATCTGGGCCTCGCCGTTCCTCTTCCTCGGCGCCTTCATGCTCTCCGAGCCGCTCACGCTGCCGCCTCGTCGCTGGCAGCAGCTGAGCGTGGCCGCCCTCGTGGGCGTTCTCGCCGGGTGGCCCATCGACCTCGGCGCGGTCAGCCTCGGGCAGGAACGCGCCCTCCTCATCGGGAACCTGCTCGCCTTCGCGTTCACGTTCCGCACAGCGGTGCGCCTGACGCTCATCGGCCGTCGCCACCTCACGCCCACGGTGCAGGAGCTGAGCTTCCGCGCCAAGCGACCGTTGCGATTCGACCCGGGCCAGTTCCTCGAGCTCGATGTTCCGCACCACCGGCCCGACGCGCGAGGAACCCGTCGCGAGTTCAGCATCGTCTCGGCGCCCGCCGACGCTCCCGAGGTTCGGGTCGCGTTCCGGGATGCGGTGACGGCGGGCAAGGCCCAGAGCAGCTACAAGAAAGCGCTCGCCGAGGTGACCGAGGGATCGTCGCTGGCTGTCACCGGCGTCTGGGGGGACTTCCTGCTCCCGTCCAGCACCACGAGCCCGGTGCTCATGGTGGCCGCTGGGATCGGCGTCACGCCGTTCGTCTCGCAGCTCCGGCAGGGGCGACTGACCGATCAGGATCGCGACGTCGTGCTCGTCTACGTCGCCGCAGAGGCGTCCGAACTGGTGTTCCGCGACGAGATCGAGGCGTCCGGCGTTCCCGTGATCGTCTTCACCCGCGACGAACCGGACCAGCTGCCGTCGCACTGGCGCTGGGCGCGCGGAGTGCGACTGGATGCCGACGGCCTGCTGCGGGTCGTGCCAGACATCGCGATGCGCCATGCCTACATCTCGGGTCCGCCACGACTGATCGCGGATCTTGCGCCCGCGCTCGATAAGGCGCGGTCGATCACGACCGACGCCTTCTCGGGCTACTGA
- a CDS encoding sensor histidine kinase, translating to MTSRPSVRGRRRWSLQARLITAIVAVVALILVMVAIATSAVLGRVLQDNLNAQVQTAAQQTAGTLLDLKVPRDEQQVTASEVLQAGNQPQGTVLVLRGGIDGTQTGAYVAGPGEIVVLTAQQVEDILLGVTTPDYTTVSIDGLGDYRMFPYQSLGYVAYAGMPESGVQQTVTPIITSVVLMTTGGLVLLAVIVAWIVRRSLAPLRAVAATATRVASQPLAEGEVSITERVPEDQTDENTEIGRVGHALNTLLDHVDSSLDARQRNEERMRSFVADASHELRTPLASIRGFSELSLRALRAHPDSPQAAETTEQSLERIQAQSVRMTDLVEDLLLLARLDEGQELVYSPIDLTQVAVESVADARPAGPEHEWILDVPDESLYVAGDATRLHQVAANLLANARTHTPAGTEVTVSVSREDGDAVLRVHDDGPGVDPSIADELFERFSRADRSRARKSGGTGLGLSIAKAIVAAHGGRLSVQSEPGDTTFEVRIPARPADPAAAPADRAVDSDVSVQ from the coding sequence GTGACCTCACGTCCCTCGGTGCGCGGCCGCCGCCGGTGGAGCCTGCAGGCGCGCCTGATCACCGCGATCGTGGCCGTCGTGGCGCTCATCCTCGTGATGGTGGCGATCGCCACGAGCGCCGTCCTCGGTCGCGTGCTGCAGGACAACCTCAACGCACAGGTGCAGACCGCCGCCCAGCAGACGGCGGGGACCCTGCTCGACCTCAAGGTGCCGCGCGATGAGCAGCAGGTCACGGCGTCGGAGGTCCTTCAAGCCGGGAATCAGCCACAGGGAACGGTCCTCGTGCTGCGGGGCGGGATCGACGGCACCCAGACCGGCGCATACGTCGCGGGCCCGGGAGAGATCGTGGTGCTCACCGCGCAGCAGGTCGAGGACATCCTCCTCGGAGTCACGACGCCCGATTACACGACCGTGTCGATCGACGGGCTCGGCGACTACCGGATGTTCCCGTATCAGTCGCTCGGCTACGTCGCATACGCGGGGATGCCGGAGTCGGGTGTGCAGCAGACGGTCACCCCGATCATCACGTCGGTCGTGCTCATGACCACCGGAGGACTCGTCCTCCTCGCCGTGATCGTGGCGTGGATCGTGCGCCGCTCTCTGGCGCCGCTGCGCGCCGTCGCCGCGACGGCGACACGCGTCGCGAGCCAGCCGCTGGCCGAGGGCGAGGTGTCCATCACCGAGCGGGTGCCCGAGGATCAGACCGACGAGAACACCGAGATCGGCCGGGTCGGCCACGCGCTGAACACGCTCCTGGACCACGTGGACTCCTCCCTCGACGCCCGTCAGCGGAACGAGGAGCGGATGCGGTCGTTCGTCGCCGACGCCAGTCACGAGCTGCGCACCCCGCTGGCCTCGATCCGAGGCTTCTCGGAGCTGTCGCTGCGAGCCCTGCGCGCCCATCCGGACTCGCCGCAGGCCGCGGAGACCACCGAGCAGTCCCTCGAGCGGATCCAGGCGCAGTCGGTGCGGATGACCGACCTCGTGGAGGACCTTCTGCTGCTGGCCCGGCTCGATGAGGGACAGGAGCTCGTCTACAGTCCGATCGATCTGACCCAGGTCGCGGTGGAGTCGGTGGCCGACGCGCGGCCGGCCGGACCCGAGCACGAGTGGATCCTCGATGTTCCGGACGAGTCGCTCTACGTCGCCGGAGACGCCACCCGCCTGCATCAGGTGGCGGCGAACCTGCTCGCCAACGCCCGCACCCACACCCCCGCCGGGACCGAGGTGACCGTGAGCGTGAGCCGGGAGGACGGCGACGCGGTGCTGCGCGTGCACGACGACGGCCCGGGTGTCGATCCCTCGATCGCCGACGAGCTGTTCGAGCGGTTCTCCCGCGCCGACCGTTCCCGCGCCCGCAAGAGCGGCGGAACGGGACTGGGCCTGTCGATCGCCAAGGCGATCGTGGCCGCGCACGGCGGCAGGCTCTCGGTGCAGAGCGAGCCCGGCGACACCACGTTCGAGGTGCGGATCCCCGCACGTCCCGCGGACCCCGCGGCCGCTCCGGCGGATCGCGCCGTCGATTCCGACGTGTCGGTTCAGTAG
- a CDS encoding response regulator transcription factor produces the protein MTTPISANALTRPDGSPLRVLVVDDEQMLTDLLSMALRMEGWDVRTAASGLQALQETRDFAPDALVLDIMMPDLDGMAVLQRLRQSGNDVPVLFLTAKDAVSDRVAGLTAGGDDYVTKPFSLEEVVARLRGLMRRAGTALSAEAEPILRVGDLSLNEDSHEVMRGADEIELTATEFELLRFLMRNQRRVVSKAQILDRVWNYDFGGRSSVVELYISYLRKKLDAGREPLIHTVRGVGYMIKAPQ, from the coding sequence ATGACCACCCCGATCTCCGCGAACGCCCTCACCCGCCCTGACGGATCGCCCTTGCGCGTTCTCGTCGTCGACGACGAGCAGATGCTGACGGACCTGCTGTCGATGGCGCTGCGCATGGAGGGATGGGATGTGCGCACGGCGGCGTCGGGTCTGCAGGCGCTCCAGGAGACACGGGACTTCGCGCCGGACGCACTCGTGCTGGACATCATGATGCCCGACCTCGACGGGATGGCGGTGCTGCAGCGGCTGCGCCAGTCGGGCAATGACGTCCCTGTGCTCTTCCTCACCGCGAAGGATGCCGTCAGCGACCGTGTGGCGGGGTTGACCGCCGGGGGCGATGACTACGTGACCAAGCCGTTCAGCCTGGAGGAGGTGGTCGCGCGTCTGCGCGGGCTGATGCGGCGCGCGGGAACGGCGCTGTCGGCGGAGGCCGAGCCGATCCTCCGCGTCGGCGACCTGTCGCTGAACGAGGACAGCCACGAGGTCATGCGCGGCGCCGACGAGATCGAACTGACAGCGACGGAGTTCGAACTGCTGCGCTTCCTCATGCGCAACCAGCGTCGGGTGGTGTCCAAGGCCCAGATCCTCGATCGGGTCTGGAACTACGATTTCGGCGGGCGCTCCAGCGTCGTCGAGCTCTACATCTCCTACCTGCGCAAGAAGCTCGACGCCGGACGCGAGCCGCTCATCCACACCGTCCGCGGCGTCGGCTACATGATCAAGGCGCCGCAGTGA
- a CDS encoding ABC transporter permease, with product MYARYLRRELAGRKKQTVIVASGLAIAIALVMIVNSLAAGVRDAQAQALESVYGVGTDLTVTGAQAEPGEGTRGQQFDFDEDAGATDEEGTTSIEQSQLTTEMFRSTLDASVLDTVLAADGVEAATGTLSLTNTTFSGEVGQAPAESPAAEEGTAQAPPEGGAGGGGFGGGAFGLDSFTVMGIEPDAAAIGPLSSVTVTDGRALESADAGAAVAVIDASYATTAELAVGDTMEIAGEEFEVVGVVASTSDEADTAANAYIPLDVAQDLSGVGDVLSTVYVQASSSDGISAVQAEIEEALPDATVSSQSDLASTVSGSLSSASALITNLGTWLSVIVLAVALALAVLFTISGVSRRTREFGTLKAIGWSNGRVVGQVAGESVVQSLIGGAAGLVVGLLGIGIINIVSPTISTTAGATAAAGPGGAAGGGPGGQAFGQAAAQTATEIVLQAPVTLWVVGAAIGLAIIGGLLAGAFGGWRAARLSPAEALRSVG from the coding sequence ATGTACGCAAGGTACCTGCGGCGGGAGCTGGCCGGCCGCAAGAAGCAGACGGTGATCGTGGCCTCGGGCCTTGCGATCGCGATCGCCCTCGTGATGATCGTGAACTCGCTGGCGGCTGGAGTACGCGACGCCCAGGCTCAGGCGCTCGAGTCGGTCTACGGCGTCGGCACGGATCTGACCGTGACCGGCGCGCAGGCGGAGCCGGGCGAAGGGACCCGCGGTCAGCAGTTCGACTTCGACGAGGATGCCGGGGCGACCGACGAGGAGGGCACGACCTCGATCGAGCAGTCGCAGCTGACGACGGAGATGTTCCGCTCGACGCTGGATGCGTCTGTGCTCGACACGGTACTCGCAGCCGACGGCGTCGAGGCCGCGACCGGCACCCTGAGCCTGACGAACACGACGTTCTCCGGCGAAGTCGGCCAGGCGCCCGCCGAGAGCCCCGCCGCCGAGGAGGGCACGGCCCAGGCTCCGCCCGAAGGCGGCGCGGGCGGCGGCGGATTCGGAGGCGGCGCCTTCGGCCTGGACTCCTTCACGGTCATGGGCATCGAGCCGGATGCGGCCGCCATCGGGCCGCTCTCGTCGGTCACCGTCACCGACGGCCGCGCACTGGAGTCCGCGGATGCAGGCGCCGCTGTGGCCGTCATCGACGCCAGCTATGCGACCACGGCGGAACTCGCCGTCGGCGACACGATGGAGATCGCCGGTGAGGAGTTCGAGGTCGTCGGCGTGGTCGCATCCACCTCCGACGAGGCCGACACCGCCGCCAACGCGTACATCCCTCTCGATGTCGCGCAGGATCTCTCGGGCGTCGGAGACGTGCTCTCGACCGTGTACGTGCAGGCGTCGTCATCGGATGGGATCAGTGCCGTGCAGGCCGAGATCGAAGAGGCGCTCCCGGATGCGACCGTCAGCTCGCAGTCCGACCTCGCATCGACCGTGTCGGGCTCCCTCTCGAGCGCGTCCGCCCTCATCACGAACCTCGGCACGTGGCTGTCGGTGATCGTTCTGGCCGTCGCCCTCGCCCTCGCGGTGCTGTTCACCATATCGGGCGTGAGCCGGCGCACACGGGAATTCGGCACGCTCAAGGCCATCGGCTGGTCCAACGGGCGTGTCGTCGGCCAGGTCGCGGGGGAGTCTGTGGTGCAGAGCCTCATCGGCGGTGCCGCGGGTCTCGTGGTCGGGCTCCTCGGCATCGGGATCATCAACATCGTCTCGCCCACGATCTCCACCACTGCCGGGGCCACCGCGGCCGCAGGACCCGGGGGTGCAGCCGGGGGAGGTCCCGGCGGCCAGGCGTTCGGTCAGGCCGCGGCGCAGACCGCGACCGAGATCGTGCTGCAGGCGCCGGTCACGCTGTGGGTCGTCGGTGCCGCCATCGGTCTGGCGATCATCGGCGGACTGCTGGCGGGCGCGTTCGGCGGCTGGCGCGCGGCGCGCCTCAGCCCGGCCGAGGCGCTGAGGTCTGTCGGATGA
- a CDS encoding ABC transporter ATP-binding protein, with translation MTMIDTDADTAPDAVPAVLYRLTDVRRTYQQKGRIVKALTGVDLEIATGDFVTIQGPTGGGKSTLLQVLGALDKPTSGRVLLGDLDIAAASRGELESLRAREIGFVFQGFNLIPTLTAAENVDMALEPLSVPKAERAERVAEALGQVGLAERADHRPSELSGGQQQRVAIARAIVKRPRVLLADEPTGNLDESMRDEILSLLERLNADGLTLIAVTHDSAVARRARRRLRLAKGVVTDITR, from the coding sequence ATGACCATGATCGACACCGACGCGGACACCGCACCGGACGCCGTCCCCGCCGTGCTCTACCGCCTGACGGACGTGAGGCGCACGTACCAGCAGAAGGGGCGGATCGTGAAGGCCCTCACCGGTGTCGACCTCGAGATCGCGACGGGTGATTTCGTCACGATCCAGGGGCCGACCGGCGGGGGGAAGTCCACGCTGCTCCAGGTGCTCGGTGCCCTGGACAAGCCGACGTCGGGTCGCGTTCTCCTGGGAGACCTCGACATCGCCGCTGCTTCGCGCGGAGAGCTCGAGAGTCTGCGGGCGCGCGAGATCGGCTTCGTCTTCCAGGGGTTCAACCTGATCCCGACGCTGACAGCGGCCGAGAACGTCGACATGGCACTCGAGCCGCTGTCGGTGCCGAAGGCGGAGCGTGCCGAACGCGTGGCCGAGGCGCTCGGGCAGGTCGGGCTCGCCGAGCGCGCGGATCACCGGCCGTCGGAGCTCTCCGGGGGCCAGCAGCAGCGCGTGGCGATCGCGCGTGCGATCGTGAAGCGCCCGAGGGTCCTCCTCGCCGACGAGCCCACCGGCAACCTCGACGAGAGCATGCGCGACGAGATCCTCTCTCTCCTGGAGCGCCTGAACGCGGACGGGCTGACGCTCATCGCCGTCACGCACGACTCCGCGGTCGCACGACGGGCACGGCGCCGGTTGCGCCTCGCGAAGGGAGTCGTGACCGACATCACCCGGTGA
- a CDS encoding NAD-dependent epimerase/dehydratase family protein — MSSLRILFLGGSGVISTACVRAAVAAGHDVAVLNRGSRSRPLPEGVRELTADVRDGDAVRGAIGGDRFDVVADFLSFIPDHVETTLSAVGSPAQYIFISSASAYQKPPRRLPVTESTPLHNPYWQYSRDKIACEDLLVQRSRRDGLPMTIVRPSHTYDDTLLPTLAGWTDIARMRAGKPVVIHGDGTTPWTITHADDFAVAFTGLLGHPAAIGDSFTITGTHAPTWNDIYGWLAEAAGVADPRFVHVASETIARWSPDLGPTLLGDKAHAMVFDSAKVTALVPEFRTRVTFDEGARRMIAFHDAHPERRRVDADLDALFDRMIAHADAAGV; from the coding sequence ATGAGCTCTCTGCGCATCCTGTTCCTCGGCGGCTCCGGCGTCATCAGCACCGCGTGCGTGCGTGCCGCGGTCGCCGCCGGCCACGACGTCGCCGTCCTCAATCGCGGCAGCCGCTCCCGGCCTCTTCCCGAGGGCGTCCGTGAGCTGACGGCCGACGTGCGCGACGGTGACGCCGTGAGAGGGGCGATCGGAGGCGACCGGTTCGACGTCGTCGCCGACTTCCTCTCCTTCATCCCCGACCACGTCGAGACGACCCTCTCCGCCGTCGGATCGCCCGCTCAGTACATCTTCATCAGCTCGGCCTCCGCCTACCAGAAGCCGCCGCGTCGACTCCCGGTGACCGAGTCCACGCCCCTTCACAACCCGTACTGGCAGTACTCGCGCGACAAGATCGCGTGCGAAGATCTGCTCGTGCAGCGCTCGCGGCGCGACGGACTGCCGATGACCATCGTGCGACCGTCGCACACCTACGACGACACGCTCCTGCCGACCCTGGCCGGATGGACCGACATCGCCCGGATGCGCGCCGGCAAGCCGGTGGTCATCCACGGCGACGGCACCACGCCGTGGACCATCACCCACGCCGACGACTTCGCCGTGGCGTTCACCGGTCTTCTCGGTCACCCGGCGGCGATCGGTGACTCCTTCACGATCACCGGCACCCACGCACCGACGTGGAACGACATCTACGGATGGCTCGCGGAGGCGGCCGGCGTCGCCGACCCGCGATTCGTGCACGTGGCCAGCGAGACGATCGCACGGTGGTCACCCGACCTCGGCCCCACTCTCCTGGGCGACAAGGCTCATGCGATGGTCTTCGACTCCGCGAAGGTCACGGCCCTCGTGCCGGAGTTCCGCACAAGGGTGACCTTCGACGAGGGCGCACGGCGCATGATCGCCTTCCACGACGCACATCCCGAGCGCCGGCGCGTCGACGCGGACCTCGATGCGCTGTTCGATCGCATGATCGCGCATGCCGATGCGGCCGGGGTCTGA